A part of Campylobacter concisus genomic DNA contains:
- a CDS encoding peptidase M48: protein MFYFLLGIYFFYVAAKAILAILQINFIRAEAKKPAVVLEQGEYETAAAAAITNQKFEIASLFYHATIFMMWACWGLGAISGHAYKTGDIGDNVFMVMVFLLVSSLLELPLNIYETFVKDKRLGFSNVTPKIFALDLLKTLALTLVFGTLFVWLVLLCIRFLGDFWWFWAFLLSFAVALVINLIYPTLIAPIFNKMQPLEEGELKSRIEGLLAQCGFKSSGVFTIDASKRDNRLNAYFGGLGATKRVVLFDTLVKKLSLDEIIAVLGHELGHFKHKDILKMIALSAVMLFAMFLIFGNIPDAAYQALGLHSGGGGTIVFLLLFSPIFGFLFSPVSSYFSRANEFGADKFAGEVSNKADMISALKKLGSENKAFPKAHPLYAFVYHSHPSLFERINELENEN from the coding sequence ATGTTTTATTTTTTACTCGGTATTTACTTTTTTTACGTCGCCGCAAAGGCTATTTTGGCGATTTTGCAGATAAATTTTATACGCGCGGAGGCTAAAAAGCCGGCCGTCGTGCTAGAGCAGGGGGAGTATGAAACCGCCGCCGCTGCCGCGATAACGAATCAAAAATTTGAGATAGCTAGCCTTTTTTATCACGCAACGATATTTATGATGTGGGCGTGCTGGGGGCTTGGCGCGATATCGGGGCATGCCTATAAAACGGGAGATATAGGCGATAACGTCTTTATGGTTATGGTATTTTTGCTCGTTTCGTCGCTGCTAGAACTACCGCTAAATATCTACGAAACCTTCGTCAAAGATAAAAGGCTCGGCTTTTCAAACGTAACGCCCAAAATTTTCGCGCTCGATCTACTTAAAACGCTCGCGCTAACGCTGGTTTTCGGCACGCTGTTTGTGTGGCTGGTGCTGCTTTGCATTAGATTTTTGGGCGATTTTTGGTGGTTTTGGGCGTTTTTGCTTAGCTTTGCCGTCGCGCTCGTGATAAATTTAATTTACCCGACGCTCATCGCGCCAATTTTTAACAAAATGCAGCCGCTAGAAGAGGGCGAGCTAAAAAGCCGTATAGAAGGGCTTTTAGCGCAGTGCGGATTTAAAAGTAGCGGCGTTTTTACGATAGACGCCAGCAAGCGTGATAACCGCCTAAACGCCTATTTTGGCGGCCTTGGCGCGACTAAACGCGTGGTGCTTTTCGACACGCTCGTTAAAAAACTAAGCTTAGATGAGATAATCGCCGTTTTGGGGCATGAGCTGGGACACTTTAAGCATAAAGATATCCTAAAAATGATCGCTCTAAGCGCGGTTATGCTTTTTGCAATGTTTTTGATATTCGGCAACATCCCTGACGCGGCGTATCAAGCGCTTGGGCTTCATAGCGGAGGTGGCGGAACGATCGTATTTTTGCTACTTTTTTCGCCGATTTTCGGGTTTTTATTTTCGCCGGTAAGCTCGTATTTTAGCCGCGCGAACGAATTTGGCGCCGATAAATTCGCAGGCGAGGTCTCAAACAAAGCCGACATGATAAGCGCGCTAAAAAAGCTAGGCTCCGAAAACAAGGCCTTCCCGAAGGCTCATCCGCTCTACGCGTTCGTCTATCACTCGCACCCAAGCCTCTTTGAGCGTATAAACGAGCTGGAAAATGAAAATTGA